The Bacillus sp. F19 DNA segment TCATTTTCATTCGGCCATCTTCAGTCAGCTTCACAAAAGTAACTCGGTTATCAGCAGGATTTTTCCGGCGTGTAACCATTCCTTTGTCTTCGAGCTGCTTTAAATGCCTTGTTACAGCCGCATTATCAATGTTTACTTTCTTTTGCAGGTCAGTCTGGCTGATTTCTTCTTCTTCATAAAGCTCATTCAAAAGTTCCAGCCTTGATTGGCTGATCCCTGTACACCGCTCAAACCTAGGCATTGTAAGCTTATTTATTTCAAATAATCGATAGACTATTTTTTCATTCTCATTACATGAGCTGGACAAATGCACCCTCCTCCTTTTTAAAATTAGTTGACGGGTCAATATTTGACCTATCAACTAATTTAATGGACTTTCTTTTTAAAGTCAAATAAATGAATCTAAGAGCTTGCATATTAAATAAAAAGTAGAATAAATCAGCAAGTTAAATCCAATTTTCTTTATAATCTTCTATGTATTTTCGAATTCTAATTGGCTTTTTCCTGTAAATTTTTTAAAATCCTTTGTCATACTTTTGCTAAACTGAGTTTGGCAGGAAAATGTATCCCTATCACTTACTTCAATAAATTTTTTGTCCTCTCCTTTTAGGTCATTTCTTCTTTAAATTCCTTTATTGGTGAATTTATTATTATTTTCATTAAATTTATATTTAAGAGATAAATATTTCGTTTATATGGTTTTTGCATAAAAAAAAGAGGTGAAAATCACCTATTTGTGTGTATCTTTCTTTTTTCTTTATAATCTTTTTCTATTAGCAAATCTATGGCATTTCTCATTCCAGACTCCATAATTCTAGACAGGTAACCATATACTATTTTAGGTGGATTAATGTTGTTATTACCTGTGATAATTTCCAAAATCAAGGGTTAGTTAGGTAAACCAGAGTTTCATAAAAGCATCATTAGAGTATGACTATTCTTCATAATTAAATAGAATGTCCCAGGTTTCCGGTCCAACAATTCCATCTACTTTTAGTCCGTATTTTTTTTGAAACTCCTTCACTTTTTGTTGAGTGTTTGGACCGAAAATACCATCCA contains these protein-coding regions:
- a CDS encoding MarR family transcriptional regulator; translation: MSSSCNENEKIVYRLFEINKLTMPRFERCTGISQSRLELLNELYEEEEISQTDLQKKVNIDNAAVTRHLKQLEDKGMVTRRKNPADNRVTFVKLTEDGRMKMIAYKKEKQRFISNVLKDFSEEERSSLLKMLTRIQGNVEKIQ